The Ahaetulla prasina isolate Xishuangbanna chromosome 11, ASM2864084v1, whole genome shotgun sequence genome contains a region encoding:
- the TAF1 gene encoding transcription initiation factor TFIID subunit 1 isoform X7, producing MSDSESEEEAGGGGGRRAAPFSLAGFLFGNINEQGQLEGEGLLDQESKKHLAGLGALGLGSLITEITASEDDASEADGAQLDEEGWVKSTEDAVDYSDITEVAEDESRRYRQAMGNLHPVRRADDNEDDYDADSEDIDSKLMPPPPPPPVPLKKEDEKEAETTGPEEGDGIILPSIIAPSSAALEKMDFSSSSDSESETGSQDSRKAELKEGKLTLPLAGIMQRDATKQLPSVTALFPEFRPGKVLRFLRLFGPGKNVPSVWRSARRKRRKKHRESVPEAQLPEGEVNAELGLEGRSPWEYEFAPPPPPEQCLSDDEITMMAPVESKFSQATGDADKVADTRPKVSEWRYGPAQLWYDMLGIPEDGSGFDYGFKLKDDKEEEESLATEKDELLADEHFLMVTQLQWEDDVIWNGEDIKHKGTKTQRASLAGWLPSSMTRNATAYNAQQGLNRSGSLLNLPVPLVQKPSMAGVLSIAKGKEKQLPEQQGLDEDKPWFSIFPIDNEELVYGRWEDNIIWDDNAMDRVLMPPVLTLDPNDENIILEIPDEKEEMTLNSPSKENKKESSLKKSRILLGKTGVIKEEPQQNMSQPEVKDPWNLSNDEFYYPKQQGLRGTFGGNIIQHSIPAVELRQPFFPTHMGPMKLRQFHRPPLKKYSFGTLSQPGPHAVQPLLKHIKKKAKMREQERQASGGGEMFFMRTPQDLTGKDGDLILAEYSEENAPLMMQVGMATKIKNYYKRKPGKDPGAPDCKYGETVYCHTSPFLGSLHPGQLLQAFENNLFRAPIYLHKMLETDFLIIRTRQGYYIRELVDIFVVGQECPLFEVPGPNSKRANTHIRDFLQVFIYRLFWKSRDRPRRIRMEDIKKAFPSHSESSIRKRLKLCADFKRTGLDSNWWVLKPDFRLPTEEEIRAMVSPEQCCAYYSMISAEQRLKDAGYGEKSFFAPEEENEEDFQMKIDDEVRTAPWNTTRAFIAAMKGKCLLEVTGVADPTGCGEGFSYVKIPNKPTQQKQDDKEPQPVKKTVTGTDADLRRLSLKNAKQLLRKFGVPEEEIKKLSRWEVIDVVRTMSTEQARSGEGPMSKFARGSRFSVAEHQERYKEECQRIFDLQNKVLESTEILSTDTDSSSAEDSDFEEMGKNIENMLQNKKTSSQLSREREEQERKELQRMLMGEDGDKDRAKKDRRDKKGAAASTPGNLGGSHKDDDTASVTSLNSSATGRRLKIYRTFRDEDGKEYVRCETVRKASVIDAYSRIRTTKDEEFIRKFALFDEQHREEMRKERRRIQEQLRRLKRNQEKEKLKGPPEKKPRKMKERPDLKLKCGACGAIGHMRTNKFCPLYYQTNAPPSNPVAMTEEQEEELEKTVIPNDNEELIKVEGTKIVLGKQLIESADEVRRKSLVLKFPKQQLPPKKKRRVGTTVHCDYLNRPHKSIHRRRTDPMVTLSSVLESIINEMRDLPNTYPFHQPVNGKVVKDYYKIITKPMDLQTLRENVRKRLYPSREEFREHLELIVKNSATYNGPKHSLTQISQSMLDLCDQKLKEKEDKLARLEKAINPLLDDDDQVAFSFILDNIVTQKMKVVPDSWPFHHPVNKKFVPDYYKVIVSPMDLETIRKMVGNGNTAEQLGAPTLWNELPPGLRQLPDLRTFRRELKTISPSTSTRTEKSSWMM from the exons ATGTCGGACTCGGAGagcgaggaggaggcgggcggcggcggcgggcggagAGCGGCGCCCTTCTCGCTGGCCGGCTTCCTCTTCGGGAACATCAACGAGCAGGGCCAGCTGGAGGGCGAGGGGCTGCTGGACCAG GAGTCCAAGAAGCACCTGGCCGGGCTCGGGGCGCTGGGCCTGGGCAGCCTCATCACCGAGATCACCGCCAGCGAAGACGACGCCTCCGAGGCCGACGGAGCCCAGCTGGACGAGGAGG GATGGGTTAAGAGCACGGAGGATGCTGTGGATTATTCTGACATTACTGAGGTGGCTGAAGATGAGAGCCGCAGATACCGGCAGGCCATGGGCAATCTGCATCCCGTTCGGAGAGCAG ATGACAACGAGGATGACTACGATGCCGACTCAGAAGACATTGATTCCAAGCtgatgcctccccctccccccccaccagtgCCATTGAagaaagaagatgagaaggaggcaGAAACCACTG GGCCAGAAGAGGGGGATGGTATCATCTTACCCTCCATCATTGCTCCTTCCTCTGCTGCTCTGGAGAAAATGGACTTCAGCAGCTCTTCTGACTCGGAATCGGAGACAGGTTCCCAGGACTCAAGGAAGGCTGAATTGAAGGAAGGGAAGCTCACCCTGCCGCTTGCTGGGATCATGCAGCGAGATGCCACCAAGCAGTTGCCCAGCGTGACCGCCCTTTTCCCTGAGTTCCGGCCTGGAAAG gtgcTTCGCTTTCTGCGCCTCTTCGGCCCTGGAAAGAATGTCCCGTCTGTTTGGCGAAGTGCACGGCGAAAGCGCAGGAAGAAACATCGGGAGTCCGTTCCTGAAGCACAACTCCCGGAGGGGGAAGTCAATGCTGAGCTGGGCTTGGAAGGCAGATCCCCTTGGGAGTACGAAtttgcccctccccctcctccggaACAGTGTCTATCAGATGATGAG ATCACCATGATGGCTCCTGTGGAGTCCAAGTTCTCCCAGGCAACTGGAGATGCAGACAAAGTAGCTGACACCAGGCCCAAAGTGTCAGAATGGCGCTATGGTCCTGCCCAACTCTGGTACGACATGTTGGGCATCCCTGAAGATGGCAGCGGCTTTGACTATGGCTTCAAGCTGAAGGAtgacaaggaggaagaggag AGCTTAGCGACTGAGAAGGATGAGTTGCTGGCCGACGAGCACTTCCTGATGGTGACCCAGCTGCAGTGGGAGGATGATGTGATCTGGAATGGAGAGGACATCAAGCACAAAGGAACCAAGACCCAGCGAGCCAGTCTAGCGGGCTGGCTGCCTTCCAGCATGACTAGGAATGCCACTGCCTACAACGCCCAGCAAG GGCTGAACCGAAGCGGCTCCCTGctcaacttgcctgttcctctggtGCAGAAGCCCAGTATGGCAGGAGTCTTGAGCATTGCTAAGGGCAAAGAGAAGCAGCTGCCTGAACAGCAAG GCCTGGATGAAGACAAGCCATGGTTCTCCATTTTCCCCATTGACAATGAAGAGCTGGTGTATGGCCGCTGGGAGGACAACATCATCTGGGATGACAACGCGATGGACAGGGTCTTGATGCCCCCAGTCCTGACCCTGGATCCCAACGATGAAAATATCATCCTAG AAATTCCCGATGAAAAGGAAGAGATGACTCTTAATTCCCCCTCCAAGGAGAACAAGAAAGAGTCTTCTTTGAAGAAAAGCCGGATCCTCTTGGGCAAAACGGGAGTTATTAAGGAAGAGCCCCAGCAG AATATGTCCCAGCCAGAAGTGAAGGATCCCTGGAATCTCTCCAATGATGAGTTTTACTACCCGAAGCAGCAGGGCCTTCGTGGAACCTTTGGCGGCAACATTATCCAG CATTCGATTCCTGCAGTGGAGCTGCGCCAGCCTTTCTTCCCCACCCACATGGGCCCCATGAAGTTGCGGCAGTTCCACCGGCCTCCCTTGAAGAAGTACTCCTTTGGCACCTTGTCACAGCCCGGCCCCCACGCGGTGCAGCCGTTGCTGAAGCACATCAAGAAGAAGGCCAAG ATGAGAGAGCAGGAGCGCCAGGCCTCTGGTGGTGGGGAGATGTTCTTCATGCGCACCCCCCAGGACCTCACAGGCAAAGATGGTGACCTCATCCTGGCCGAATACAGTGAGGAAAATGCCCCCTTGATGATGCAGGTTGGCATGGCCACCAAGATCAAGAACTACTACAAACGG AAACCGGGCAAGGATCCTGGCGCCCCAGATTGCAAGTACGGAGAGACGGTATACTGCCACACTTCCCCCTTCCTGGGCTCCCTTCATCCTGGCCAGCTCCTCCAG GCATTTGAAAATAATCTCTTCCGGGCTCCAATCTACCTCCACAAAATGCTTGAAACAGACTTCCTAATTATTCGGACGCGCCAGGGCTACTACATCCGGGAGCTGGTGGATATCTTTGTGGTTGGCCAGGAGTGTCCTCTCTTTGAAGTCCCCGGCCCTAACTCCAAACGGGCCAATACGCACATCCGAGACTTCCTGCAG GTCTTCATTTATCGCCTCTTCTGGAAGAGCCGAGACCGACCCCGGAGAATCCGCATGGAGGATATTAAGAAGGCGTTTCCTTCCCACTCCGAGAGTAGCATCCGGAAGCGGCTGAAGCTCTGTGCAGATTTCAAGCGCACCG GGCTGGACTCCAATTGGTGGGTCCTGAAACCTGACTTCCGTCTGCCAACCGAGGAGGAAATCCGGGCAATGGTTTCTCCGGAGCAGTGCTGTGCCTATTACAGCATGATTTCTGCTGAGCAGCGCCTGAAG GATGCAGGTTACGGAGAGAAATCTTTTTTTGCCCCCGAGGAAGAGAACGAGGAGGATTTCCAGATGAAGATAGATGACGAG GTGCGCACAGCTCCCTGGAACACCACCCGGGCTTTTATCGCAGCCATGAAAGGGAAATGCCTCCTAGAGGTTACCGGAGTAGCAGACCCTACAGGGTGTGGCGAAGGCTTCTCCTACGTCAAGATCCCGAACAAGCCGACACAGCAGAAG CAGGACGACAAAGAGCCACAACCCGTGAAAAAGACAGTCACAGGGACAGACGCTGATCTCCGGCGCTTATCCCTGAAAAACGCCAAGCAGCTCTTGCGCAAATTTGGAGTTCCCGAAGAAGAG ATCAAGAAGCTTTCCCGCTGGGAGGTGATCGACGTCGTGCGGACAATGTCCACTGAGCAGGCCCGCTCAGGCGAGGGTCCCATGAGTAAGTTTGCCCGAGGGTCCCGTTTCTCTGTGGCAGAACACCAGGAGCGGTACAAGGAGGAATGCCAGCGCATCTTTGACTTGCAGAACAA AGTCCTGGAGTCCACCGAGATCCTGTCGACAGATACAGACAGCAGCTCCGCCGAAGACAGCGACTTCGAGGAGATGGGGAAGAACATCGAGAACATGCTCCAGAACAAGAAGACCAGTTCCCAGTTGTCCCGGGAGAGGGAGGAGCAGGAACGGAAGGAGCTGCAGCGCATGTTGATGGGGGAAGACGGCGACAAGGACCGGGCCAAGAAGGATCGCAGGGACAAGAAGGGGGCCG CAGCTTCCACTCCTGGCAACTTGGGTGGTTCTCATAAAGACGACGACACGGCCTCCGTGACCAGCCTCAATTCTTCGGCCACTGGGCGCCGCTTGAAAATCTATCGCACTTTCCGTGACGAGGATGGAAAGGAGTATGTGAGGTGCGAGACTGTCCGCAAGGCCTCTGTCATCGATGCCTACAGCCGGATCCGGACCACCAAGGACGAGGAGTTCAT CCGGAAGTTTGCGCTCTTTGACGAGCAACACCGGGAGGAGATGCGGAAGGAGAGGCGCCGGATCCAAGAGCAGCTGCGGCGGCTCAAGCGGaaccaggagaaggagaagctgaAGGGCCCCCCGGAGAAAAAGCCCAGGAAGATGAAGGAGCGCCCAGACCTGAAG TTGAAGTGTGGGGCCTGTGGGGCCATTGGGCACATGAGGACCAACAAGTTCTGCCCTCTGTACTACCAAACGAACGCTCCCCCCTCCAACCCGGTGGCCATGACagaggagcaggaagaggagctgGAGAAGACCGTCATACCTAATGACAACGAGGAGCTGATCAAAGTGGAGGGGACCAAGATCGTCTTGGGCAAGCAGCTGATCGAGAG TGCAGACGAGGTTCGCCGGAAGTCCTTAGTCCTGAAGTTCCCCAAACAACAgcttccccccaaaaagaagCGGCGGGTTGGGACCACAGTACATTGTGACTACTTAAAT CGGCCCCACAAGTCCATCCACCGGCGACGCACAGACCCCATGGTGACCTTGTCTTCCGTCCTGGAAAGCATCATCAACGAAATGCGGGATCTTCCCAAC acATACCCGTTTCACCAGCCTGTTAATGGGAAGGTGGTGAAAGATTACTATAAGATCATTACCAAACCGATGGACCTGCAGACCCTCCGAGAGAATGTCCGCAAGCGACTTTATCCGTCTCGCGAAGAGTTTCGGGAACACCTGGAGCTGATTGTGAAGAACAGCGCCACCTACAACG GGCCAAAGCACTCCTTGACCCAGATTTCTCAGTCGATGTTGGACCTCTGTGACCAGAAACTGAAAGAG AAAGAAGATAAATTGGCTCGTTTGGAGAAGGCCATAAATCCCCTTCTGGACGATGATGACCAAGTAGCCTTCTCCTTTATTCTGGACAACATTGTGACCCAGAAGATGAAGGTGGTTCCTGAT TCTTGGCCGTTCCATCATCCAGTAAATAAGAAATTTGTGCCCGATTATTATAAAGTCATTGTCAGCCCAATGGATCTGGAGACTATCCGCAAG atggtgggaaatggaaacacagcagagcagttaggagcacctaccctctggaacgaacttccccctggtttgcgtcaactacctgatcttcggacctttcgccgtgaattgaaaac AATATCTCCAAGCACAAGTACCAGAACCGAGAAGTCTTCCTGGATGATGTGA
- the LOC131183909 gene encoding rho-related GTP-binding protein RhoG-like — MQTIKCVVVGDGAVGKTCLLISYTTNAFPEEYIPTVFDNYSAQMTVDGRMVSLNLWDTAGQEEYDRLRTLSYPQTNVFVICFSIGSPSSYANVRHKWHPEVSHHCPNVPILLVGTKRDLRSNAEAVKKLKEQSLGPTTPQQGTSLAKQIGAVKYLECSALNQEGVREVFAEAVRAVLYPVTKKNSKKCLLL, encoded by the coding sequence ATGCAGACAATAAAGTGTGTGGTGGTCGGAGACGGTGCCGTGGGGAAGACCTGCCTGCTCATCAGCTATACCACCAATGCCTTCCCGGAGGAATACATCCCCACGGTGTTTGATAACTACAGCGCTCAGATGACGGTGGACGGGAGGATGGTCAGCCTTAACCTCTGGGACACGGCCGGACAAGAGGAGTACGACCGTCTGCGCACCCTCTCCTATCCGCAGACCAATGTCTTTGTGATTTGCTTTTCTATCGGCAGCCCCTCCTCTTACGCCAACGTGCGACACAAATGGCATCCTGAGGTCTCCCATCACTGTCCCAATGTGCCAATCCTTCTGGTGGGCACCAAAAGGGACTTGCGGAGTAATGCAGAGGCCGTGAAAAAGCTGAAGGAGCAAAGCCTGGGCCCTACCACCCCCCAGCAGGGCACTTCGCTAGCCAAACAAATTGGGGCAGTCAAATACTTGGAGTGTTCGGCATTGAACCAGGAAGGGGTAAGGGAAGTATTTGCAGAAGCTGTGCGTGCCGTTCTCTATCCAGTGACAAAGAAGAACTCCAAGAAGTGCCTGCTGTTGTAG
- the ITGB1BP2 gene encoding integrin beta-1-binding protein 2 encodes MALLCYRKGCGQSFDPERNSQDACLYHPGFPIFHDALKGWSCCKKRTTDFSEFLSIKGCTKGYHSHEKPPEPEEASAQPKAKPCSADLVPEPKSAEVLQRERPSSDEPKQPLMVKVAQALQQVLEKLDISTATQPAPHGLPSLGVSSETSTSTACKNAGCQATFQGEDSKMETCLFHPGVPVFHEGMKYWSCCRIKTTDFAAFLEQKGCNRGKHTWVMRQEDKKLVSCRKDWHQTSSQVVVTLYARTPLPHLSSIKANRTGLDIRVAFEREKFFQAQLDLWGVINVEKSFASLLPSKVEIALKKASPVAWARLEQPQSQAEALQPPPQEEATPGSSLEVPLEESDDSLGWSEDED; translated from the exons ATGGCCTTGCTGTGCTACAGGAAAGGCTGCGGGCAGAGCTTTGACCCCGAGAGGAACAGCCAGG atGCCTGCCTCTACCACCCAGGGTTCCCCATCTTCCATGATGCCTTGAAG GGCTGGTCTTGTTGCAAGAAACGGACGACCGACTTCTCCGAATTCCTCTCCATAAAG ggctgcacgaAAGGCTACCACAGCCATGAGAAGCCTCCGGAGCCAGAGGAGGCCTCGGCCCAGCCCAAGGCCAAGCCATGCAGCGCAGACCTGGTTCCGGAGCCAAAGTCCGCTGAGGTGCTGCAGCGGGAGAGGCCCAG TTCCGACGAGCCCAAGCAGCCGTTGATGGTGAAGGTGGCCCAGGCACTGCAGCAAGTCCTGGAGAAGCTGGACATATCCACGGCCACACAGCCTGCCCCGCACGGCTTGCCCAGCCTCG GGGTCAGCTCAGAGACGAGCACCAGCACAGCCTGCAAAAATGCTGGCTGCCAAGCG ACTTTCCAGGGGGAGGACAGCAAGATGGAGACCTGCTTGTTCCACCCAGGAGTGCCCGTCTTCCATGAGGG CATGAAATACTGGAGCTGCTGCAGAATCAAAACCACAGATTTTGCCGCATTCCTGGAGCAGAAGGGCTGCAACAGAGGGAAGCACACCTGGGTGATGAGGCAG GAGGACAAGAAGCTGGTCTCTTGTCGGAAGGACTGGCACCAAACCAGCAGCCAAGTGGTGGTGACCCTCTATGCCAGGACCCCCCTGCCTCACCTCAGCTCCATCAAAGCCAACCGCACTGGG TTGGACATCCGGGTAGCCTTTGAAAGGGAGAAGTTCTTCCAGGCCCAGCTGGATCTCTGGGGG GTCATCAACGTGGAGAAGAGCTTCGCCAGCCTGTTGCCTTCCAAGGTGGAAATCGCCCTGAAGAAAGCAAGCCCCGTTGCTTGGGCTAGGCTGGAGCAGCCGCAGAGCCAAGCTGAGGCCCTTCAGCCACCGCCTCAAGAGGAGGCCACCCCAGGCAGCTCTCTGGAAGTCCCCCTGGAGGAGTCAGATGACAGCCTGGGCTGGTCTGAGGACGAGGACTGA
- the NONO gene encoding non-POU domain-containing octamer-binding protein isoform X2 codes for MQGSKGFAMEKQNHTPRKPPQHHQPQQQAAPANGQQVNSQNEGLTIDLKNFRKPGEKTFTQRSRLFVGNLPPDITEEEMRKMFEKYGKAGEVFIHKDKGFGFIRLETRTLAEIAKVELDNMPLRGKQLRVRFACHSASLTVRNLPQFVSNELLEEAFSMFGQVERAVVIVDDRGRPSGKGIVEFSGKPAARKALDRCSEGSFLLTTFPRPVTVEPMDQYDDEEGLPEKLVIKNQQYHKEREQPPRFAQPGSFEYEYAMRWKALIEMEKQQQDQVDRNIKEAREKLEMEMEAARHEHQVMLMRQDLMRRQEELRRMEELHNQEVQKRKQLELRQEEERRRREEEMRRQQEEMMRRQQEGFKGAFPDAREPPDMRMGQMGMGGAIGMNNRGAMGGTSVPAGPPPATGPGPMIPDGAMGMTPPPPADRFGQSGAMEGLGTMGGSTPGFNRGAPGGDFGPNKRRRY; via the exons ATGCAGGGCAGCAAGGGCTTCGCCATGGAGAAGCAGAATCACACCCCGCGGAAGCCGCCGCAGCACCACCAGCCGCAGCAACAGGCCGCCCCCGCCAACGGGCAGCAGGTCAACAGCCAGA ATGAAGGCCTGACGATTGACTTGAAGAATTTCCGAAAACCTGGGGAAAAGACCTTCACCCAAAGGAGTCGCCTCTTTGTGGGAAACCTGCCACCTGATATCACTGAGGAAGAGATGAGAAAGATGTTTGAAAAGTATGGAAAAGCTGGTGAAGTCTTCATTCACAAGGACAAAGGCTTTGGCTTCATCAGGCTG GAAACCCGGACCCTGGCTGAGATTGCAAAGGTGGAGCTGGACAACATGCCTCTGCGTGGGAAGCAGCTGCGTGTGCGCTTTGCTTGCCACAGCGCGTCGCTGACTGTCAGGAACCTGCCACAGTTTGTGTCTAATGAGCTCCTGGAAGAAGCTTTTTCCATGTTTGGCCAAGTCGAGAGGGCTGTGGTCATTGTGGACGACAGAGGCCGGCCTTCCGGAAAAGGCATTGTGGAGTTTTCGGGAAAaccagctgccagaaaagccctGGACAGATGCAGTGAGGGGTCCTTCTTGCTGACTAC GTTCCCTCGGCCTGTGACAGTGGAGCCCATGGACCAGTATGATGATGAGGAAGGATTGCCGGAAAAGCTGGTCATCAAAAACCAGCAATATCACAA GGAGCGTGAGCAGCCTCCCCGCTTTGCACAGCCCGGCTCCTTTGAGTATGAGTATGCCATGCGCTGGAAGGCCTTAATCGAAATGGAGAAGCAGCAACAAGACCAAGTGGACCGCAACATTAAGGAGGCCCGGGAGAagctggagatggagatggaggcgGCTCGTCATGAGCATCAGGTCATGCTCATGCGTCAAG ATTTGATGAGGCGCCAGGAGGAGCTCAGGCGCATGGAGGAGCTGCACAACCAAGAGGTGCAGAAGCGCAAACAGCTGGAACTCAG GCAAGAAGAGGAGCGCCGGCGCCGGGAGGAGGAGATGAGGCGACAgcaggaggagatgatgaggcggCAGCAAGAGGGGTTCAAGGGCGCCTTCCCTGATGCG AGAGAGCCTCCCGATATGCGAATGGGGCAGATGGGGATGGGAG GTGCAATAGGAATGAACAACAGGGGGGCCATGGGGGGCACTAGTGTCCCTGCGGGACCTCCGCCTGCGACTGGCCCTGGACCAATGATTCCTGATGGAGCCATGGGAATG ACCCCTCCACCACCAGCCGATCGCTTCGGACAGAGCGGGGCCATGGAAGGCCTGGGCACCATGGGAGGAAGCACGCCGGGATTCAACCGGGGGGCTCCTGGGGGAGATTTTGGCCCTAACAAGCGTCGCCGGTACTAA
- the NONO gene encoding non-POU domain-containing octamer-binding protein isoform X1, which yields MQGSKGFAMEKQNHTPRKPPQHHQPQQQAAPANGQQVNSQNEGLTIDLKNFRKPGEKTFTQRSRLFVGNLPPDITEEEMRKMFEKYGKAGEVFIHKDKGFGFIRLETRTLAEIAKVELDNMPLRGKQLRVRFACHSASLTVRNLPQFVSNELLEEAFSMFGQVERAVVIVDDRGRPSGKGIVEFSGKPAARKALDRCSEGSFLLTTEREQPPRFAQPGSFEYEYAMRWKALIEMEKQQQDQVDRNIKEAREKLEMEMEAARHEHQVMLMRQDLMRRQEELRRMEELHNQEVQKRKQLELRQEEERRRREEEMRRQQEEMMRRQQEGFKGAFPDAREPPDMRMGQMGMGGAIGMNNRGAMGGTSVPAGPPPATGPGPMIPDGAMGMTPPPPADRFGQSGAMEGLGTMGGSTPGFNRGAPGGDFGPNKRRRY from the exons ATGCAGGGCAGCAAGGGCTTCGCCATGGAGAAGCAGAATCACACCCCGCGGAAGCCGCCGCAGCACCACCAGCCGCAGCAACAGGCCGCCCCCGCCAACGGGCAGCAGGTCAACAGCCAGA ATGAAGGCCTGACGATTGACTTGAAGAATTTCCGAAAACCTGGGGAAAAGACCTTCACCCAAAGGAGTCGCCTCTTTGTGGGAAACCTGCCACCTGATATCACTGAGGAAGAGATGAGAAAGATGTTTGAAAAGTATGGAAAAGCTGGTGAAGTCTTCATTCACAAGGACAAAGGCTTTGGCTTCATCAGGCTG GAAACCCGGACCCTGGCTGAGATTGCAAAGGTGGAGCTGGACAACATGCCTCTGCGTGGGAAGCAGCTGCGTGTGCGCTTTGCTTGCCACAGCGCGTCGCTGACTGTCAGGAACCTGCCACAGTTTGTGTCTAATGAGCTCCTGGAAGAAGCTTTTTCCATGTTTGGCCAAGTCGAGAGGGCTGTGGTCATTGTGGACGACAGAGGCCGGCCTTCCGGAAAAGGCATTGTGGAGTTTTCGGGAAAaccagctgccagaaaagccctGGACAGATGCAGTGAGGGGTCCTTCTTGCTGACTAC GGAGCGTGAGCAGCCTCCCCGCTTTGCACAGCCCGGCTCCTTTGAGTATGAGTATGCCATGCGCTGGAAGGCCTTAATCGAAATGGAGAAGCAGCAACAAGACCAAGTGGACCGCAACATTAAGGAGGCCCGGGAGAagctggagatggagatggaggcgGCTCGTCATGAGCATCAGGTCATGCTCATGCGTCAAG ATTTGATGAGGCGCCAGGAGGAGCTCAGGCGCATGGAGGAGCTGCACAACCAAGAGGTGCAGAAGCGCAAACAGCTGGAACTCAG GCAAGAAGAGGAGCGCCGGCGCCGGGAGGAGGAGATGAGGCGACAgcaggaggagatgatgaggcggCAGCAAGAGGGGTTCAAGGGCGCCTTCCCTGATGCG AGAGAGCCTCCCGATATGCGAATGGGGCAGATGGGGATGGGAG GTGCAATAGGAATGAACAACAGGGGGGCCATGGGGGGCACTAGTGTCCCTGCGGGACCTCCGCCTGCGACTGGCCCTGGACCAATGATTCCTGATGGAGCCATGGGAATG ACCCCTCCACCACCAGCCGATCGCTTCGGACAGAGCGGGGCCATGGAAGGCCTGGGCACCATGGGAGGAAGCACGCCGGGATTCAACCGGGGGGCTCCTGGGGGAGATTTTGGCCCTAACAAGCGTCGCCGGTACTAA